In a genomic window of Anoxybacter fermentans:
- a CDS encoding flagellar biosynthetic protein FliO, translated as MSQHAQVYIVKVADKYYLLGLTEDKITLLDTFDELRVSKEEVVADLSNSIFMEIFKKTLKKRDGSDE; from the coding sequence TTGTCCCAGCATGCGCAGGTGTATATTGTCAAGGTAGCTGATAAATATTATCTTCTGGGTTTAACCGAAGATAAGATTACTTTACTCGATACTTTTGATGAGTTAAGGGTTAGTAAAGAAGAGGTTGTAGCCGATCTCTCTAATTCTATATTTATGGAAATCTTTAAGAAAACCTTAAAGAAGAGGGATGGCAGTGATGAATAA
- the fliY gene encoding flagellar motor switch phosphatase FliY — protein sequence MTGRDILSQEEVDALLRYTEEEENDSGLKLTDEDKDVIGEIGNISMGTAATALSTILNRKVEITTPRVSLTTFNELVKEFDRPCVLVEVEYVAGLEGRNVLIVKQKDAAIIADLMMGGDGSNPPEELNDLYISAVGEAMNQMMGSASTSLANIINRPVNISPPITEFLTLNSDAIQQRNFDPNEPMVKISFQMKIEQLVDSYIMQLAPISFVKELVTSLMGGGAEEAAAATAEKEMKEPVLQPQGIPKPQPQPQMHSQQPIQQPQIGAQYQNQQQSQQQFPGGPGYQQQPSFQQPNPEPVNVEKVVFPEFSHTEDTNAVPGNIKLIEDVPLQVTVQLGKTQMAIKDILELGSGSIIELDKLAGEPVDLLVNGKLIAKGEVVVIDENFGFRVKDIVSPLERIKQV from the coding sequence ATGACTGGTCGTGACATTTTATCTCAGGAAGAAGTTGATGCTTTGCTAAGATATACAGAAGAAGAGGAAAATGATTCCGGGTTAAAATTAACTGATGAAGATAAGGACGTAATAGGTGAAATTGGTAATATATCTATGGGTACTGCTGCCACAGCACTCTCTACCATTTTAAATAGAAAAGTAGAGATTACGACACCCAGAGTTAGTTTAACTACTTTTAATGAACTGGTTAAAGAATTTGATCGTCCATGTGTATTAGTTGAAGTTGAATATGTTGCAGGATTGGAAGGGCGGAATGTTTTGATTGTTAAACAGAAAGATGCAGCTATCATTGCTGATTTAATGATGGGTGGAGATGGTAGTAATCCTCCTGAAGAGTTAAATGATCTTTACATAAGTGCTGTGGGAGAAGCTATGAACCAGATGATGGGTTCAGCATCTACATCTCTTGCTAATATTATCAATCGACCTGTAAATATTTCACCGCCGATAACAGAATTTTTAACTTTAAATTCTGATGCAATTCAGCAGCGTAATTTTGATCCTAATGAGCCAATGGTCAAAATTTCTTTTCAGATGAAAATTGAGCAACTGGTAGATAGCTATATTATGCAGCTTGCTCCAATCTCCTTTGTAAAAGAATTGGTAACCAGTTTGATGGGTGGTGGTGCTGAAGAAGCTGCTGCAGCAACTGCTGAAAAGGAAATGAAGGAACCTGTTCTACAACCTCAAGGGATACCTAAGCCACAGCCACAACCACAAATGCATTCACAACAACCTATTCAGCAACCGCAAATAGGTGCCCAATATCAGAATCAGCAGCAAAGCCAGCAACAATTCCCAGGTGGACCCGGATATCAACAACAACCTTCTTTTCAGCAACCAAACCCGGAGCCTGTTAATGTGGAGAAAGTGGTATTCCCCGAGTTTAGTCATACTGAAGATACAAATGCAGTACCTGGTAATATTAAGTTGATCGAAGACGTACCATTGCAGGTAACTGTTCAATTAGGTAAAACCCAGATGGCTATTAAAGATATTCTGGAATTGGGTAGTGGTTCTATTATTGAATTGGATAAATTGGCCGGTGAACCTGTGGATTTATTAGTTAATGGAAAACTGATTGCAAAAGGTGAAGTTGTAGTTATTGATGAAAACTTTGGGTTTAGGGTCAAAGATATTGTTAGCCCATTGGAACGAATTAAGCAAGTTTAA
- the fliM gene encoding flagellar motor switch protein FliM, whose amino-acid sequence MAEVLSQSEIDALLAALSSGSVDVEEIKGEEKKEKVRVYDFRTPDKLSKDQLRTLQMLHENFCRLLTTTLSAQIRSMVDVQVVSIEQLAYDEFIRSLPEPTILSIVDMAPLEGQILIEIAPAIGFAIIDRLFGGKGIPSVENRPFSDIEEIVLEKVIKWFLSCIPEAWENVVQLTPKLKEIESNPQFVQIIPHNDVVILVTLEARVAQGDGLINICIPYITIEPIVNKLNAQYWFSSIRKEQTAQNINALKRRIGAARLPIYAILGTTEITVRDLINLRPGDVIPLVEKTKDPVIVRVGNKPKFIAKPGTRNNRMAVKILDIINGEEESDDWS is encoded by the coding sequence ATGGCCGAAGTTTTGTCCCAGAGTGAAATTGATGCACTATTAGCTGCTCTGTCTTCTGGTAGTGTTGATGTGGAAGAGATAAAAGGAGAGGAAAAAAAGGAAAAAGTTAGAGTTTATGACTTTAGAACACCAGATAAACTTTCTAAAGATCAGCTTCGAACATTACAGATGCTTCACGAAAACTTCTGTAGGTTACTCACAACTACCCTTTCTGCTCAGATCAGAAGTATGGTTGATGTTCAGGTTGTATCTATTGAACAATTGGCTTATGATGAGTTTATTCGTTCTCTTCCTGAACCTACAATTCTCTCTATTGTAGATATGGCTCCACTGGAAGGCCAGATACTAATTGAGATCGCTCCGGCCATTGGGTTTGCTATTATTGACCGTCTCTTTGGAGGGAAAGGGATTCCCAGTGTTGAAAATCGTCCCTTTAGCGATATAGAGGAGATTGTATTGGAAAAAGTGATTAAATGGTTTTTAAGTTGTATCCCGGAAGCATGGGAGAATGTGGTTCAGCTAACTCCAAAGTTAAAGGAGATTGAATCCAATCCTCAGTTTGTTCAGATTATACCCCATAATGATGTAGTTATTTTGGTTACATTGGAAGCGAGGGTAGCACAGGGTGATGGTTTAATTAACATCTGTATCCCTTATATAACTATCGAACCGATTGTTAATAAATTAAATGCCCAATATTGGTTCTCCAGTATTCGCAAAGAACAGACTGCCCAAAACATTAATGCTTTAAAGCGCCGGATCGGTGCTGCACGATTACCGATTTATGCAATTCTTGGGACTACTGAGATTACGGTGCGGGATTTGATTAATTTACGGCCGGGAGATGTGATTCCTCTGGTTGAAAAGACAAAAGACCCAGTAATAGTTCGGGTAGGTAATAAACCTAAGTTTATTGCCAAACCAGGAACCCGGAATAATAGAATGGCCGTTAAAATACTGGATATCATCAATGGAGAGGAGGAAAGTGATGACTGGTCGTGA
- a CDS encoding flagellar basal body-associated FliL family protein: MSDSKPTGISWPIVLGIIILVILITAGTSFLMMYLFSNTQAKVDLNNENASKKKVEEMGPSYNLGEFVVNLSGSRGYRFLKVNLVVEVNKESVIKELEERDPQLRDAINEILRSQTSEDIEDPSLIKLKTQIINKLNEFLAKGEVKNVFITEFVVQ, encoded by the coding sequence ATGAGTGATTCCAAACCTACAGGAATAAGTTGGCCCATTGTATTGGGGATTATCATACTGGTCATTCTAATAACCGCTGGAACATCTTTTCTGATGATGTATCTCTTTAGTAATACACAGGCAAAAGTCGATCTCAATAATGAAAATGCATCTAAAAAGAAGGTTGAAGAAATGGGCCCATCCTATAATTTGGGGGAATTTGTGGTAAATTTATCTGGCAGTCGAGGTTATCGTTTTCTTAAGGTGAACCTGGTTGTTGAAGTAAATAAAGAAAGCGTAATAAAGGAATTGGAGGAGCGGGATCCACAATTAAGAGATGCTATTAATGAAATTTTAAGGAGTCAGACTTCTGAAGATATAGAAGATCCTTCATTAATTAAACTTAAAACTCAAATAATTAATAAACTTAATGAATTTTTAGCTAAAGGGGAAGTCAAAAATGTTTTTATTACTGAGTTTGTAGTTCAATAG
- a CDS encoding OmpA family protein, with translation MRKKVKTDDEMEISAPGWMVTYGDMMTLLLCFFVLLYSFSTIDVARFKDVMNALKARLGVLDGGRTFNPSYVIDRGLQNDNISASYYDNREFKELISKLEEYIKEANLQANVRLAEEERGLVIRLTGKILFDLGKADLKPDGMKTLAQIAKFLEDIPNSIMIEGHTDNWPIHNEEFPNNWVLSAIRATNVIAYFMEKTNIDPKRLSVAAYGEYRPLKPNTTPENRALNRRVDIVVLRTRLDEKRIAGEGYDE, from the coding sequence ATGCGTAAAAAAGTTAAAACAGATGATGAAATGGAAATTAGTGCTCCAGGTTGGATGGTTACTTATGGAGATATGATGACACTGCTTTTGTGTTTCTTCGTTTTGCTCTATTCTTTTTCCACAATTGATGTTGCACGCTTTAAAGATGTAATGAATGCATTAAAGGCAAGACTGGGTGTATTGGATGGAGGTAGAACTTTTAATCCCAGTTATGTAATTGACCGGGGTTTACAGAATGATAATATTAGCGCAAGTTACTATGATAATAGAGAATTTAAGGAATTGATCTCTAAATTGGAAGAATATATTAAAGAAGCTAATCTCCAGGCGAATGTGAGATTGGCTGAAGAAGAAAGGGGCCTTGTTATTCGGCTGACGGGTAAAATTCTTTTCGATCTTGGAAAAGCAGATTTAAAGCCGGATGGGATGAAGACTCTGGCTCAGATTGCAAAATTTTTAGAAGATATTCCGAATTCGATTATGATTGAGGGACATACCGATAACTGGCCGATCCATAATGAGGAATTTCCAAATAACTGGGTTCTCTCAGCAATTCGAGCTACCAATGTTATTGCCTATTTTATGGAGAAAACAAATATAGATCCGAAAAGACTCTCTGTGGCTGCTTATGGTGAGTATCGACCGTTAAAACCGAATACAACCCCTGAAAATCGAGCTTTGAACCGAAGAGTGGATATTGTAGTTTTAAGAACCAGATTGGATGAAAAGAGAATAGCAGGGGAGGGATATGATGAGTGA
- a CDS encoding motility protein A has translation MDLSTVVGLVLGLTLILGAIVMKGNWLIFISIDSAMIVLGGTIAGTLVNYSFGMLKNLIKHTKKVFSDSDHNPSEVIEIMVGFAEKARREGLLALEDEAQELQNEFLKKGIQLVVDGTDPELVKNILQTRLSFLEQTDKKYQEMYKTMATLAPAFGMIGTLIGLIQMLATLDNPDAIASGMATALITTLYGSFLANYLFIPLAGKLKVRSEEEILLMELMIEGLLSIQAGENPRIVEEKLKAFLISEEQELGEVPDEELEMAVGENA, from the coding sequence TTGGATCTTTCGACTGTAGTAGGATTGGTTCTTGGCTTGACTCTGATTTTAGGCGCTATAGTTATGAAGGGGAATTGGTTGATATTTATAAGTATTGATTCTGCAATGATTGTATTGGGTGGAACCATTGCAGGGACTCTGGTCAATTATTCTTTTGGAATGTTAAAGAATCTTATTAAGCATACTAAAAAAGTTTTTTCCGATAGTGATCATAACCCTTCAGAAGTTATAGAAATTATGGTTGGATTTGCCGAAAAGGCTAGACGGGAAGGTCTATTAGCATTAGAAGATGAAGCTCAGGAACTTCAAAATGAGTTTTTAAAAAAAGGGATTCAATTGGTTGTTGATGGTACCGATCCCGAATTAGTAAAAAATATTTTGCAGACCAGATTAAGCTTTTTGGAACAGACTGATAAAAAATATCAGGAAATGTATAAAACTATGGCTACACTGGCACCAGCTTTTGGTATGATTGGTACTTTGATTGGTTTGATTCAGATGTTAGCAACTCTGGATAATCCGGATGCCATAGCTAGTGGTATGGCGACTGCTTTGATTACAACCCTATATGGTTCATTTTTGGCTAATTATCTTTTTATTCCTCTGGCCGGGAAATTGAAGGTTAGAAGTGAAGAGGAGATACTTTTAATGGAATTAATGATTGAAGGACTTTTATCAATTCAGGCAGGAGAAAACCCGCGGATTGTTGAAGAGAAACTAAAAGCTTTCTTAATATCAGAAGAACAGGAGCTGGGAGAAGTACCGGATGAAGAATTAGAAATGGCGGTGGGCGAAAATGCGTAA
- a CDS encoding flagellar FlbD family protein, with the protein MIKLTKLDGSKFTLNAELIVTIEETPDTVVSLTTGQKILVKESESEIVEKIIDYKRKLTYINRELA; encoded by the coding sequence GTGATAAAGTTAACCAAATTGGATGGTTCAAAGTTCACCCTCAATGCAGAATTGATTGTAACAATTGAAGAAACGCCTGATACTGTGGTTAGTTTGACTACCGGACAGAAAATTTTAGTTAAAGAATCTGAATCAGAGATTGTAGAAAAGATTATAGATTATAAACGGAAACTAACTTATATAAATCGCGAATTAGCGTAA
- a CDS encoding flagellar hook protein FlgE, with product MLRAMYAGVAGLRAHQVKLDVIGNNIANVNTVGYKSSRVTFKEMLTQTLRGASQPTAGRGGLNPMQVGLGVSLGSIDNDLSQGNLQSTGKMTDLAIQGNGFFVVSDGNRSYYTRAGSFTFDTDGNLVHAPTGYKVQGWMADERGKMPNTSPSNMTTLSLGELNMAPTATSFIAYKGNLDSDKEIADLSYKPEKITVTDLSGKTANLYIKLNKIAGDTTADRGDDRWQWTAYTDISVKDETINVSGTGTPINLSASTSPDFDHIVSGTVVVTDSTGTTIYSEGIDYIIDYDNGTIEILSGGNISSGDTILVDYIHQDQVTTGEIALDATGAVLVNTTPTFNLTLRDTSGATRDVEIKAPQVGQENGGYFAVSDTVTDVSASTIDGTYGPVKTTSTTVYDSLGNKHTINLSFVKTGQNRWDWFATGPVDENGNPLSLSGNTGTIQFDAHGKIMGESTGGPITFQPADAEKVVINLDFSDVTQFAADDSVNVADVDGFEAGSLESFSIDATGTIIGYYSNGLNQPIAKLAIATFSNAAGLERVGDTVFMESKNSGMADIGLSGVGGKGMVSSGTLEMSNVDLADEFTEMITTQRGFQASSKIITTADQILQDLVNLKR from the coding sequence ATGTTACGTGCTATGTATGCTGGTGTTGCAGGTTTACGTGCACACCAGGTTAAACTGGATGTTATTGGTAACAATATTGCCAATGTTAATACTGTCGGTTATAAGAGCAGTCGTGTTACCTTTAAAGAGATGTTAACCCAGACTCTCCGTGGGGCTTCACAACCAACGGCAGGCCGTGGTGGCTTGAATCCGATGCAGGTAGGTTTGGGTGTATCTCTTGGAAGTATAGATAATGATTTAAGTCAAGGGAATTTACAGTCAACGGGGAAAATGACCGATCTTGCAATCCAGGGAAACGGTTTTTTTGTAGTTAGTGATGGAAACCGAAGTTATTATACCAGAGCAGGTTCTTTCACTTTTGATACGGATGGAAACCTGGTTCATGCACCGACCGGTTACAAAGTTCAAGGATGGATGGCAGATGAAAGAGGTAAAATGCCAAACACCAGTCCATCAAATATGACAACCCTTTCTCTAGGTGAGTTGAATATGGCGCCGACCGCTACCAGTTTTATTGCCTATAAAGGTAATTTAGATTCTGATAAAGAAATTGCTGATTTAAGTTATAAGCCAGAGAAAATTACCGTCACTGATTTATCTGGTAAAACAGCTAATTTATATATAAAATTAAATAAGATTGCTGGTGATACGACAGCAGATCGGGGAGATGATAGATGGCAATGGACGGCCTATACAGATATTTCTGTAAAAGATGAAACAATTAATGTTTCAGGTACTGGTACCCCAATCAATCTGAGTGCCTCAACTTCTCCAGATTTTGACCATATTGTTAGTGGTACGGTTGTTGTTACAGATTCAACTGGTACAACAATTTATTCTGAGGGCATTGATTATATAATAGATTATGATAACGGAACCATTGAGATTTTATCTGGAGGTAATATTAGTTCAGGTGATACTATTCTTGTTGATTACATTCACCAGGATCAGGTTACAACTGGAGAAATTGCTCTTGACGCGACCGGTGCTGTATTAGTTAATACTACACCTACTTTTAACCTTACCTTAAGAGATACTAGTGGTGCTACAAGAGATGTTGAGATTAAAGCGCCTCAGGTTGGCCAGGAGAATGGAGGTTACTTTGCTGTTTCTGACACTGTAACTGATGTATCTGCCAGTACTATTGATGGTACATATGGTCCAGTAAAGACCACTTCTACAACGGTATATGACTCTTTGGGCAATAAACATACAATTAATCTGAGTTTTGTAAAAACTGGTCAAAATCGTTGGGACTGGTTTGCTACCGGGCCAGTGGATGAAAATGGGAATCCGCTTAGTCTGTCAGGGAATACCGGTACCATTCAGTTTGATGCTCATGGTAAGATAATGGGTGAGTCAACTGGTGGTCCCATCACTTTCCAGCCTGCTGACGCTGAAAAAGTTGTTATTAATCTCGATTTTTCAGATGTTACCCAGTTTGCTGCTGATGATTCTGTTAATGTGGCCGATGTTGATGGATTTGAAGCAGGTAGTCTGGAATCTTTTTCCATTGATGCTACCGGTACCATTATCGGTTACTACTCCAATGGCTTAAATCAACCTATTGCCAAATTAGCCATTGCTACCTTCAGCAATGCAGCTGGTTTAGAGCGGGTTGGAGATACCGTATTTATGGAATCCAAAAACTCCGGTATGGCAGATATTGGTCTTTCCGGTGTTGGTGGTAAAGGTATGGTTAGTTCCGGTACTCTGGAAATGTCCAATGTGGATTTAGCGGATGAATTTACTGAAATGATTACAACACAAAGAGGTTTTCAAGCCAGTTCCAAAATTATTACAACTGCCGATCAAATATTACAGGATTTGGTAAACTTGAAGCGATAA
- a CDS encoding TIGR02530 family flagellar biosynthesis protein — protein sequence MDQRIYMNPVRPLHKTNKSLQSKLNQPVISFQEILKEQVNLNQSPPIQFSKHAEKRLASRNIRLDANRIERLTRAVDQAAQKGARESLILMDNVAYVVSIKNRTVITAVDDESMRDNVFTNIDSAVIVRG from the coding sequence ATGGATCAACGGATCTATATGAATCCTGTTCGACCACTACATAAAACAAACAAATCATTACAGTCAAAATTGAACCAACCTGTGATTTCATTCCAGGAAATTTTAAAGGAGCAGGTCAATCTAAATCAGTCTCCTCCAATTCAATTTTCGAAACATGCAGAAAAGAGACTGGCATCCCGGAATATTCGATTGGATGCAAATAGAATTGAACGTCTGACCAGGGCCGTTGATCAAGCGGCTCAAAAAGGAGCCAGAGAGTCATTGATTCTGATGGATAATGTTGCTTATGTGGTAAGTATCAAAAATAGAACGGTGATTACAGCAGTCGATGACGAAAGTATGCGGGATAATGTTTTTACAAATATTGATAGTGCTGTGATTGTCAGAGGATAA
- the flgD gene encoding flagellar hook assembly protein FlgD — MEVNQINNVYGIESNIRRSKNENILGKDEFLKLLVTQLRYQDPLNPMEDREFIAQTAQFSALEQMWNINQNLSKFMQMQAIVNTAALIGKEVTYLLSASADKETQVLSGVVTEVKFEDGSTYIKVNGENVPIEHILSVKEYTSQEAGEDSKNDQTQK; from the coding sequence ATGGAGGTAAATCAGATAAATAATGTTTATGGTATAGAAAGTAACATCAGGCGATCTAAAAATGAGAATATTTTGGGTAAAGATGAGTTTTTAAAACTATTGGTAACTCAGCTTAGATATCAGGACCCTTTAAACCCTATGGAAGATAGAGAATTTATCGCCCAGACTGCTCAATTCAGTGCCTTAGAACAGATGTGGAATATTAATCAAAATTTGAGTAAGTTTATGCAGATGCAAGCTATAGTCAATACAGCAGCTTTAATTGGAAAAGAAGTCACCTATCTTTTATCTGCTTCTGCCGATAAAGAAACCCAGGTTTTATCGGGTGTAGTAACAGAAGTTAAGTTTGAGGACGGTTCTACTTATATTAAAGTAAATGGTGAAAATGTTCCGATTGAACATATTCTTTCAGTGAAAGAATATACTTCTCAGGAGGCAGGAGAGGATTCTAAAAATGATCAAACTCAAAAATAG
- a CDS encoding flagellar hook-length control protein FliK: protein MNGVMGLSQFMINLPNPGEKTSSNAEVKTSFDQIFKQHLEETNDEKSVSDNEEAEFLQSALEYLQRLKLQKLIEMVGQDEEFLAILPEHLKELIKKLQMTGSIDSEMVAVKELNQLWKKDDKVLDEIDKLIAAIEARFKRGTDRKSVNSQMVKNEKLTQFSKKAPVQTESLAKRIFAFLNKIEASEESARSKDLISRFKEKLEEYLNRKQIGIMMNTYYRLNLAKEEMTLNSSVGKKGKETDFNWSLTEKKEQNSQSTFEMLLNDGMQRSDFKVTEHNPTVKEQRFYQPQPEDIFRQMVEKFRLELRQGVSQMEIKLHPEELGRMQLKLIVEEGVVTARFLTETLKVKELIEQNLPKLRETLAKEGIQWDKITVDVSQDELSENPFAYQNQQNLKEHNRGQLKQGEDSFTLTADETIVEDAEDIERVVKDSNRLVDYLA, encoded by the coding sequence ATGAACGGGGTGATGGGTCTATCTCAGTTTATGATCAATTTGCCCAATCCGGGTGAAAAGACTTCTAGCAATGCAGAGGTTAAAACTTCTTTTGATCAGATTTTTAAACAACATTTAGAAGAAACAAACGATGAAAAATCCGTTTCTGATAATGAAGAAGCAGAATTTCTTCAAAGTGCTCTGGAATATTTACAGAGATTAAAATTACAGAAACTGATTGAGATGGTGGGGCAGGATGAAGAGTTTCTTGCCATTTTACCGGAGCATTTAAAAGAGCTTATTAAAAAATTGCAAATGACCGGTTCGATAGACTCAGAAATGGTAGCAGTTAAAGAACTGAATCAACTTTGGAAGAAAGATGATAAGGTTTTAGATGAAATAGATAAGCTGATTGCTGCCATTGAAGCAAGATTTAAGCGTGGAACTGATAGAAAATCGGTTAATAGTCAGATGGTTAAAAATGAAAAACTGACTCAATTTTCTAAAAAAGCTCCGGTTCAGACTGAGTCTCTTGCTAAAAGAATTTTTGCATTTCTAAATAAAATAGAAGCATCTGAGGAATCAGCCAGATCTAAAGATTTGATATCCCGTTTTAAGGAGAAGTTAGAAGAGTATTTGAACCGGAAGCAAATAGGAATAATGATGAACACCTATTACCGATTGAATTTAGCTAAAGAGGAGATGACTTTAAATTCCAGTGTTGGGAAGAAGGGCAAAGAAACAGACTTTAACTGGTCTTTGACTGAAAAAAAGGAGCAGAATTCTCAATCTACTTTTGAGATGCTGTTAAACGACGGAATGCAGCGAAGTGACTTTAAAGTTACGGAACATAATCCTACAGTGAAAGAACAGCGTTTTTATCAACCTCAACCTGAAGATATCTTCCGACAGATGGTGGAAAAGTTCCGGCTGGAGTTGAGACAAGGGGTTTCTCAGATGGAGATTAAGCTTCACCCGGAAGAGTTGGGGAGAATGCAGCTTAAGCTGATAGTAGAGGAAGGAGTTGTAACAGCTCGATTTTTAACTGAGACCCTGAAGGTAAAGGAACTGATTGAACAAAATCTTCCTAAATTGAGGGAAACCCTGGCTAAAGAAGGTATCCAGTGGGATAAAATTACTGTTGATGTAAGTCAGGATGAGTTGAGTGAAAACCCCTTCGCATATCAAAATCAGCAGAATTTAAAAGAACATAACCGTGGTCAATTAAAACAGGGAGAAGATTCTTTTACTTTAACAGCTGATGAAACAATAGTAGAGGATGCAGAAGATATTGAAAGAGTGGTTAAAGATTCCAACCGGTTAGTTGATTACCTGGCCTAG
- a CDS encoding MotE family protein has product MKNFISIVLILIIITSMVLAILHVTGIFVVTDYILSKAKENPKLAEWLKTHEEVVAMSTTINELNNTIADKDRKIEELLNQIKRLEKEIEKKDGEIKKFKEQLTSLENKLTEHNLRIKEMSDIYGQMEPKKAAEILQGLDNELIVQILKTLKKDNAAEIFSFFSPSRAAEITKKYTLWEKK; this is encoded by the coding sequence ATGAAAAACTTTATATCTATTGTATTAATTTTAATAATTATAACTTCTATGGTTCTTGCTATTCTCCATGTTACAGGGATTTTTGTGGTTACAGATTATATTTTATCTAAAGCAAAAGAAAATCCGAAATTAGCAGAGTGGTTAAAAACTCATGAAGAAGTAGTGGCGATGTCTACAACTATCAATGAACTGAATAATACTATTGCTGATAAGGATCGAAAAATTGAGGAACTTTTAAATCAGATCAAAAGACTTGAAAAAGAGATCGAAAAAAAGGATGGAGAGATTAAAAAGTTTAAAGAACAACTAACTTCTCTGGAAAATAAGCTAACAGAGCATAATTTAAGGATTAAAGAAATGTCAGATATTTATGGTCAGATGGAACCAAAGAAAGCAGCTGAAATTTTACAGGGATTAGATAATGAGCTGATTGTACAGATTTTAAAGACATTAAAGAAAGATAATGCAGCTGAGATTTTTTCTTTTTTCTCACCATCAAGGGCAGCTGAGATTACAAAAAAATATACCCTTTGGGAGAAGAAATAA
- the fliJ gene encoding flagellar export protein FliJ: MKAFQFKFQSILKIKEQEENRLQEEYALLKKAYIEVQENLKKLISIKEDYLSELYSNEGEGSLDINKALLYRDYLAHLRREIAVTKEEEKRKKQEMEAGYNRLVEKTRERKMLEKLKEKHRVSFISEQLRKIQNELDDLAQGRFNHQKSKDLEADR, translated from the coding sequence TTGAAAGCTTTTCAGTTCAAATTTCAATCTATTTTAAAGATTAAAGAACAGGAAGAGAACCGTTTACAGGAAGAATATGCACTGTTAAAAAAAGCCTACATAGAGGTACAGGAAAACCTTAAAAAGTTAATTTCAATAAAGGAAGATTATCTTTCTGAACTTTATTCAAATGAAGGTGAAGGAAGTCTGGATATTAATAAGGCCCTTCTTTACAGGGATTATCTGGCTCACCTTAGGCGAGAGATTGCTGTAACTAAAGAAGAGGAAAAGCGCAAAAAACAGGAGATGGAAGCAGGTTATAACCGATTGGTGGAAAAGACCAGAGAGCGGAAGATGCTAGAGAAGCTTAAAGAAAAGCATAGAGTCAGTTTTATCTCTGAACAGTTGAGAAAGATACAAAATGAATTAGATGACCTGGCACAGGGTCGTTTCAATCATCAGAAAAGTAAAGATCTGGAGGCGGATAGATGA